One Bubalus bubalis isolate 160015118507 breed Murrah chromosome 10, NDDB_SH_1, whole genome shotgun sequence genomic window carries:
- the GPR6 gene encoding G-protein coupled receptor 6, whose amino-acid sequence MNASVSSFNDSQVVAVAAEGAAAAATAAGARDTGEWGHPAAAAAAALGGGGAANASLELSSQLPAGPPGLLLSAVNPWDVLLCMSGTVIAGENALVVALIASTPALRTPMFVLVGSLATADLLAGCGLILHFVFQYLVPSETVSLLTVGFLVTSFAASVSSLLAITVDRYLSLYNALTYYSRRTLLGVHLLLAATWTVSLGLGLLPVLGWNCLAERAACSVVHPLTRSHVALLSATFFAVFGIMLHLYVRICQVVWRHAHQIALQQHCLAPPHLAATKKGVGTLAVVLGTFGASWLPFAIYCVVGSREDPDVYTYATLLPATYNSMINPIIYAFRNQEIQRALWLLFCGCFQSKVPFRSRSPSEV is encoded by the coding sequence ATGAACGCGAGCGTATCTTCGTTCAACGACTCCCAGGTGGTGGCAGTGGCGGCCGAGGGTGCGGCGGCAGCAGCCACCGCAGCAGGAGCGCGGGACACCGGTGAATGGGGGCACCCGGCAGCCGCAGCGGCGGCAGCGCTGGGGGGAGGCGGCGCAGCTAATGCGTCGCTGGAGTTGTCTTCGCAGCTGCCAGCGGGGCCGCCGGGGCTGCTGCTCTCGGCAGTGAATCCATGGGACGTACTGCTCTGCATGTCTGGGACGGTGATCGCAGGCGAAAATGCCCTGGTAGTGGCGCTCATCGCGTCTACCCCTGCTCTGCGCACGCCCATGTTCGTGCTGGTGGGCAGCCTGGCCACCGCCGACCTGCTGGCGGGCTGCGGTCTCATTTTGCACTTCGTATTCCAATACTTGGTGCCCTCAGAGACCGTGAGCCTGCTCACTGTGGGCTTCCTTGTGACCTCCTTCGCTGCCTCAGTCAGCAGCCTGCTGGCCATCACGGTGGACCGCTACCTGTCTCTTTATAACGCACTCACCTATTACTCGCGACGGACCCTGTTGGGCGTGCACCTGCTTCTTGCTGCCACCTGGACCGTGTCCTTAGGCCTCGGGCTGCTGCCGGTGCTTGGCTGGAATTGCCTGGCGGAGCGCGCCGCCTGCAGCGTGGTGCACCCGCTGACGCGCAGCCATGTGGCGCTGCTCTCTGCCACCTTCTTTGCGGTCTTCGGCATCATGCTGCACCTGTACGTGCGCATCTGCCAGGTGGTCTGGCGGCACGCACACCAGATCGCGCTGCAGCAGCACTGCCTGGCGCCACCCCACCTTGCTGCCACCAAAAAAGGTGTGGGAACGCTGGCAGTGGTGCTGGGCACTTTCGGTGCCAGCTGGCTGCCCTTTGCCATCTACTGCGTGGTAGGTAGCCGCGAGGACCCAGATGTCTATACCTACGCCACCCTGCTGCCCGCAACCTACAACTCTATGATCAATCCTATCATCTATGCCTTCCGCAACCAGGAGATCCAACGGGCCCTGTGGCTCCTGTTTTGTGGCTGCTTCCAGTCCAAAGTGCCCTTCCGCTCCAGGTCCCCCAGTGAGGTCTGA